A window of Xylophilus sp. GW821-FHT01B05 contains these coding sequences:
- a CDS encoding DUF6176 family protein: MDSVDTPVCARVRLRADSLARVREWAAHLAAHRDQALKSLEVEGVSIESVFLESTEQGDFLIYYMRAASIETAQRVALASISEIDRYHRAFKRETWAGVEKLELLVDLRRG, from the coding sequence ATGGACTCCGTCGACACACCCGTATGCGCTCGCGTGCGCTTGCGCGCCGACTCTCTGGCGCGAGTACGCGAATGGGCGGCCCATCTTGCGGCCCATCGCGATCAGGCTCTCAAGAGCCTGGAGGTCGAGGGTGTCAGCATAGAGTCGGTATTTCTCGAATCGACCGAGCAGGGCGACTTCCTCATCTATTACATGCGCGCAGCCTCCATCGAGACGGCCCAGCGGGTTGCCCTGGCATCCATCAGCGAGATTGACCGGTACCACCGGGCATTCAAGCGTGAGACCTGGGCGGGTGTTGAGAAGCTTGAACTGCTGGTGGACCTTCGGCGGGGTTGA